The following proteins are co-located in the Dromiciops gliroides isolate mDroGli1 chromosome 2, mDroGli1.pri, whole genome shotgun sequence genome:
- the LOC122743928 gene encoding 40S ribosomal protein S9-like, with translation MLVARSWVCCKMSMMLWWPFKKLQLDQELKLISKYRLPNKREVWPVKFTLAKICKVPWELLTLEEKDLQHLFEGNALLWRLVHILDEGKMKLDYILGLKIEDFLEWRLQMQVFKLGLAKSIHHTWVLIFQRHIRVKKQVVNIPSFIVRLESQNHIDFSLHSLY, from the coding sequence ATGCTGGTCGCCAGGAGTTGGGTGTGTTGCAAGATGTCCATGATGCTGTGGTGGCCCTTCAAGAAGTTGCAGTTGGACCAAGAGTTGAAGCTGATCAGCAAGTACAGGCTCCCCAACAAGCGTGAGGTGTGGCCAGTCAAGTTTACATTGGCCAAGATCTGCAAGGTCCCATGGGAGCTGCTGACCCTAGAGGAGAAGGACCTGCAGCACCTGTTTGAAGGCAATGCCCTGCTTTGGAGGCTGGTACACATTCTGGATGAGGGCAAGATGAAGCTGGATTACATCCTAGGCCTGAAGATTGAAGACTTCCTGGAGTGGCGCCTACAGATGCAGGTCTTCAAGCTGGGCCTGGCTAAATCCATCCACCACACATGGGTGCTGATCTTCCAGAGGCATATCAGGGTCAAAAAGCAAGTGGTCAACATCCCCTCCTTCATAGTGAGACTGGAATCGCAGAATCACATTGACTTCTCCCTGCACTCACTGTACTGA